In a single window of the Melioribacteraceae bacterium genome:
- a CDS encoding carboxypeptidase-like regulatory domain-containing protein, producing the protein MFKLEMFYKFIIIFLCLSLPLIAQEKGTIRGVVKDSINSEVLPFGNALIKEINVGASTNNRGYFVIPSVPVGQNYTLMVSYIGYKTKIMSVSVLPNKITELEILLVPSSIQLQTIEKVEYLSAEENVPDLGKSIITTKSLEVIPKGVETDMLRSLISLPGVQSTGDVSARYNVRGGESNQNLVLVDGIPLYYPFHAIGLFSVVDADIVNNAEFFRGGFPSSNGRAISSILKISTRDGNKNQFGGKLSGSFLSVKGMIEGPIPSGSFYLTGRKSVSNKILNKFLNGELPVEFYDAAFKVNVSNPDFFSGAKFTLQGLFSGDELKYKETNRPDYRWSNNLIGLKVFTVGSVPFFLDFGVSFSSYKNEIISKESGTKPKLNELYDFTISTDFLYVLDNKDEFGIGADVKSINAKMFLLNRFDFRADVGSEGLSSNAYINYKFLRFANFGADIGIRANLKNLAAKGDLVEPRINLTYKLADGVTLKSSYGIFQQELTTIYDEREVLSLFDPVAIIPGYLEKAKSAHYIFGISTSPTQNINIDVEGYYRKIYSAPTLNENRTIASDPDLIQSIGESYGTEFLFYAKHNLVELNIGYTLSWAFKEANGIKYKPRYDSRHNVNVSLSYLLPFDFVVSGAFSYHSGNPFTQQSGYFDQFNMSGFLENYHPFETITPIQYFKEKNAGTLPDYHRFDLMISKKIELGLLRMLLDISAVNIYNRKNIYYFEQTTGRRVNMLPFMLTGTLKIEI; encoded by the coding sequence GTGTTCAAACTAGAGATGTTTTATAAATTCATCATTATATTTTTGTGTCTTTCTCTTCCATTAATTGCCCAGGAAAAGGGGACAATTCGGGGTGTCGTTAAAGATTCAATAAATTCAGAAGTTCTTCCATTTGGCAATGCGTTAATAAAAGAAATTAATGTTGGAGCATCAACTAATAACCGGGGTTATTTTGTTATTCCCTCCGTGCCCGTCGGACAGAACTATACGTTGATGGTTTCTTATATCGGTTATAAAACTAAGATTATGAGTGTGAGTGTTTTACCTAATAAAATTACCGAGTTAGAAATTTTATTGGTTCCGTCATCTATTCAACTACAGACAATAGAAAAAGTTGAATATTTATCCGCCGAGGAAAATGTACCCGATTTGGGAAAATCAATCATTACAACTAAATCACTAGAAGTAATTCCGAAAGGTGTTGAAACGGATATGCTTCGCTCCCTAATTTCTCTGCCGGGTGTGCAATCAACCGGCGATGTTTCGGCGAGATATAATGTAAGAGGGGGCGAATCAAATCAAAATTTAGTTTTAGTCGATGGAATTCCACTTTATTACCCTTTTCACGCTATAGGATTATTTAGCGTTGTTGATGCCGATATTGTTAACAATGCCGAATTTTTTAGAGGAGGATTTCCTTCATCTAATGGTAGGGCTATTTCTTCAATTTTAAAAATTAGTACACGAGATGGGAATAAAAATCAATTTGGCGGAAAATTAAGCGGTAGTTTTCTTTCAGTTAAAGGAATGATTGAGGGACCCATTCCAAGCGGATCATTTTATCTCACCGGTAGAAAAAGTGTATCAAATAAAATATTGAACAAATTTTTAAATGGTGAACTGCCGGTTGAGTTTTATGATGCGGCATTCAAAGTGAATGTTTCAAATCCCGATTTTTTCTCCGGCGCAAAATTTACTCTGCAAGGTTTATTCAGCGGAGATGAATTAAAGTACAAAGAAACTAACCGCCCCGACTACCGCTGGTCGAATAATTTAATTGGACTAAAAGTTTTCACTGTTGGGAGTGTTCCCTTTTTCCTCGATTTCGGAGTTAGTTTTAGCTCATATAAAAATGAAATTATTTCGAAAGAGAGCGGCACTAAGCCAAAGTTGAATGAATTGTATGATTTTACAATATCAACCGATTTTTTGTATGTGCTAGATAATAAAGATGAATTTGGGATTGGTGCCGATGTAAAATCGATTAACGCAAAAATGTTTCTTCTAAACAGATTTGATTTCCGCGCCGATGTTGGTTCGGAAGGATTAAGCTCAAACGCATACATCAATTATAAATTTTTAAGATTCGCAAATTTTGGTGCCGATATTGGCATCCGCGCTAATTTGAAAAACCTTGCGGCAAAAGGGGATCTAGTTGAACCTAGAATAAATTTAACATATAAATTAGCAGATGGTGTAACTCTTAAAAGTTCATACGGAATCTTTCAGCAGGAGTTAACCACAATTTATGATGAGAGGGAAGTTCTTTCATTATTTGACCCGGTTGCAATAATTCCTGGCTATTTAGAAAAGGCTAAATCAGCGCATTACATATTTGGTATCTCTACATCTCCAACACAGAATATTAATATTGATGTTGAGGGGTACTATAGAAAAATATATTCAGCTCCAACTTTAAATGAAAACCGGACAATTGCGAGTGATCCCGATTTAATTCAATCGATTGGTGAATCTTACGGTACAGAGTTTCTTTTTTACGCCAAGCATAATTTAGTCGAGTTAAATATAGGTTATACATTAAGCTGGGCATTTAAGGAAGCTAACGGAATAAAATATAAACCCAGATATGATTCGAGACATAATGTAAATGTATCCCTATCATATTTGCTTCCATTTGATTTTGTGGTAAGCGGAGCTTTCAGTTATCACTCGGGAAATCCATTTACACAGCAGAGCGGGTATTTTGATCAATTCAACATGAGTGGATTTTTAGAAAATTATCATCCGTTTGAAACTATAACGCCAATACAGTATTTCAAGGAGAAGAACGCCGGAACGCTCCCCGATTATCACAGGTTTGATTTAATGATTTCAAAGAAAATAGAATTGGGATTACTTAGAATGCTTCTCGATATAAGCGCGGTTAATATCTATAATAGAAAAAATATTTATTATTTTGAACAAACCACCGGAAGAAGAGTAAATATGCTTCCTTTTATGCTAACCGGAACATTGAAAATTGAAATATGA
- a CDS encoding T9SS type A sorting domain-containing protein: protein MMGWAGAEDAIEQFELTDPDGDKIYEGTLTVNGPSFNAFEYRYGYKKADGSWQREASALGTTKSGRVRFIAQTAPRTFTQPYTAPLDSWLPDADKSSQFETWPSGLSSVRDLEFGLPNQYSLEQNYPNPFNPTTIIRFSVPKDQLVSLKVYNVLGQEVAVLVNKEMKAGSYEFDFNASKLSSGIYFYKLNAGNYNATKKMMLIK, encoded by the coding sequence ATGATGGGATGGGCAGGAGCAGAAGATGCAATAGAACAATTTGAACTTACAGATCCTGACGGTGATAAAATTTATGAAGGTACATTAACTGTTAATGGTCCTTCATTTAATGCATTTGAATACCGCTATGGTTATAAAAAAGCTGACGGATCATGGCAGAGAGAAGCTAGTGCTCTTGGTACCACAAAATCGGGTAGAGTTAGATTTATAGCTCAAACAGCTCCAAGAACCTTTACTCAACCATATACAGCTCCACTCGATTCATGGCTACCGGATGCAGATAAATCTTCACAATTTGAAACTTGGCCAAGCGGATTAAGCAGTGTTCGCGATCTTGAATTTGGTTTACCAAATCAATACAGCTTAGAACAAAACTATCCTAATCCATTTAACCCAACAACAATTATTAGATTCAGCGTGCCGAAAGATCAATTGGTAAGCTTGAAAGTATATAATGTTCTTGGTCAGGAAGTAGCTGTTCTTGTTAATAAAGAAATGAAAGCCGGTTCATATGAATTTGATTTCAACGCTTCAAAATTAAGCAGTGGAATCTATTTCTATAAATTGAACGCTGGTAATTATAATGCTACTAAAAAGATGATGTTGATAAAATAA
- a CDS encoding glycosyl hydrolase 53 family protein, which yields MIKSIAIILVLITVTISAQEYIRGVDLSTVPHIEDLGGRYKLNGQLKEVLDIFKENGANYVRLRIWHTPSNKYTGLDQTLLFAKRIKEKGLKFLLNFHYSDTWADPGSQTKPKMWNSLSFDQLKDSVYEYTKRVMKLLNEKNSLPDMVQIGNEISGGMLWPDGKLYNVPDFEGQKVKFGQLLKEGIRAVKEIAGTNVVKTMIHIPILNGNTGNVTYFYDIIRTQNVEYDVIGLSYYPWWHGNLTQLKNTLNTVASRYSKEIIIVETAYPWTTGYQSDNTNNIVGPATILLPEYPATRAGQKDFIIKLSEIIKETSNKKGIGFFYWEPALISLPGKRGSDWENVATFSFSNQFGEAEALESLSSFGALSSITENDNYHSMPDQYILYQNYPNSFNPETTIKYQIAEVSNVSLKVYDLLGREVAVLVNEIQQPGVYNVKFNMKNVDSYSSLSTFTRHGRASSSLSTSIYFYRLQVGNYSTVRKMVYIK from the coding sequence ATGATTAAAAGCATCGCAATCATTTTAGTTTTAATTACTGTTACAATTTCAGCTCAGGAATATATTCGGGGAGTTGACTTATCCACTGTCCCGCATATTGAAGATCTAGGAGGCAGATATAAATTAAATGGTCAGCTGAAAGAGGTACTTGATATATTTAAGGAGAATGGTGCTAATTATGTGCGATTGCGAATTTGGCATACTCCCTCAAATAAATATACAGGTTTAGATCAAACTTTATTATTTGCAAAACGAATTAAAGAAAAGGGTTTAAAGTTTCTTCTTAATTTTCATTATTCCGATACATGGGCAGATCCGGGTTCTCAAACAAAACCCAAAATGTGGAATTCTCTTTCTTTCGATCAATTGAAAGACAGCGTTTATGAATATACTAAGAGAGTAATGAAATTATTGAATGAAAAAAATTCATTGCCTGATATGGTTCAGATAGGAAATGAGATTTCTGGTGGCATGTTGTGGCCTGATGGTAAACTTTATAATGTCCCCGATTTTGAAGGACAAAAAGTAAAATTTGGTCAATTATTAAAAGAGGGAATTCGTGCAGTTAAAGAAATTGCTGGAACTAATGTGGTTAAAACAATGATCCATATTCCAATCCTCAATGGAAATACGGGCAACGTTACATATTTCTATGATATAATTAGAACCCAAAATGTTGAGTACGATGTAATTGGACTTTCATATTATCCTTGGTGGCATGGAAATTTAACTCAGTTGAAAAATACTTTAAATACGGTTGCAAGCAGATACAGCAAAGAAATTATTATAGTTGAAACAGCGTATCCTTGGACAACCGGATATCAAAGTGATAATACAAATAATATTGTTGGTCCCGCAACAATATTACTCCCCGAATATCCTGCAACTCGTGCAGGACAAAAAGATTTTATCATAAAACTTTCTGAGATTATTAAGGAGACCAGTAATAAAAAAGGAATTGGATTTTTTTATTGGGAACCGGCGCTAATTTCTCTTCCAGGTAAAAGGGGTTCTGATTGGGAGAATGTTGCTACTTTTAGTTTTAGCAACCAATTTGGCGAAGCTGAAGCGTTGGAGTCACTCAGCTCATTCGGGGCGCTGAGTAGTATTACCGAAAATGACAATTATCATTCAATGCCTGACCAATATATTCTTTATCAAAACTATCCTAATTCATTCAATCCGGAGACAACAATTAAATATCAAATAGCGGAAGTTAGTAATGTGAGTTTGAAAGTTTATGACCTACTCGGTAGAGAAGTCGCGGTATTAGTTAATGAGATCCAACAACCCGGAGTTTACAATGTTAAATTTAATATGAAGAATGTAGATTCATACTCATCACTCTCTACTTTCACCCGCCATGGGCGGGCAAGCTCTTCACTCTCAACAAGTATTTATTTTTATCGTCTTCAGGTAGGAAATTATTCAACAGTTCGTAAAATGGTTTATATAAAATAA
- a CDS encoding DUF4249 family protein, translating into MKKKIILTLLLAATLLSTSCDENVSPKGELPEDYVVNLIIRTDTTFQTATVTRVYDVDGFDPLELKTDPSVTGAKISLKYSDSNIEYFYRDTVDYNKLNSRFGTPSRYYYLKNLPIHYGKEIEMKALLSGGKLIKAKTKIPEKFVFTSEGTTPFIPGPLVGRDTSNISVAWNNASTDFVKMGKATLVYFYKEQDGSKTRYEKKVPMNRFINGNDTSKNYSTSSFRNDLKINRTILKNILSEISSGNSAKGRYSIAPLEVEVFVMDENLTRYFSAGLLYDFGFTIRNLPAHISNIDGGLGFMGSYAHSKIAIRFEDQYLLNTFGYLRER; encoded by the coding sequence ATGAAAAAGAAAATTATACTAACATTATTATTAGCTGCGACTCTGCTATCTACTTCCTGTGATGAAAATGTTTCCCCAAAAGGAGAATTGCCCGAAGATTACGTAGTAAATTTAATTATTAGAACAGACACTACATTTCAAACCGCGACAGTTACTAGAGTATATGATGTTGATGGATTCGACCCGCTCGAATTAAAAACAGATCCTTCAGTTACCGGCGCAAAAATATCTTTAAAGTATTCTGATTCTAATATCGAATATTTTTATAGAGATACTGTTGATTATAATAAACTTAATTCACGGTTTGGTACTCCTTCCAGATATTATTATTTGAAAAACTTACCGATTCATTATGGAAAAGAGATTGAAATGAAAGCCCTTCTTTCCGGGGGTAAATTGATTAAGGCAAAAACTAAGATCCCGGAAAAATTTGTATTTACAAGTGAAGGCACAACTCCATTTATACCCGGACCATTAGTGGGAAGAGATACTTCCAACATTTCTGTAGCCTGGAATAACGCATCAACAGATTTTGTTAAAATGGGAAAAGCCACACTTGTTTATTTCTATAAAGAACAGGATGGTTCTAAAACCCGATATGAAAAGAAAGTACCAATGAATAGGTTTATTAATGGGAATGATACCTCTAAAAATTATAGCACAAGCAGTTTCCGCAATGACTTGAAGATTAACCGCACAATTTTGAAAAACATTCTATCCGAAATTTCTTCCGGCAATAGTGCAAAGGGAAGATACTCTATCGCCCCGTTGGAAGTAGAAGTTTTTGTGATGGATGAAAATTTAACAAGATATTTTTCCGCCGGATTGTTATATGATTTCGGATTTACAATTAGAAATCTCCCTGCTCATATCTCAAACATAGATGGAGGATTGGGATTTATGGGATCTTATGCCCATTCAAAAATTGCAATAAGATTTGAGGATCAATATCTGTTAAATACTTTTGGATATTTAAGAGAACGATAA
- a CDS encoding cellulase family glycosylhydrolase, which yields MKKSYLLLLAIFITSSIYGQAQSQIDVYVDNKGVMRWKGSNEEVALFGVNYTTPFAYSYRAHKKLGISHKDAIDLDIAQMVRLGFNAFRVHVWDREISDREGDLLKNEHLDLLDYLISELAKRNIKTIITPIAWWGTGWPEPDKEAPGFSQLFPKLQLVTNHEARKSQRNYLTQFIEHVNPYTNNSYKNEPSIIALEIINEPFHPENKDEVTGYVNEMVKVLRDNGYTKPIFYNISENWNDDQAQAVVDADIQGITFQWYPTGLVHNKTLAGNYLLNVNKYDIPSKNVKGFDTKAKMIYEFDAADIASTYMYPAMARSYREAGMQFATMFSYDPTQIAWSNTEYPTHFANLLYTPSKAIGLMIAAKIFELIPREKSFGNFPANNGFGDFGISHDENLSELNNDQYLIYSNSTNSLPKNFKNIKQIAGVGSSSIVKYEGTGAYFLDKLNEGVWRLEVNPDVLWLRDPFEQTSLDREVARLFWNNRKINISLPELGNDFTAYSLSENLRKMETSNNSFLVGPGIYLLANKSIEQALINEYLKPVDFLSKLYTPTIEQNKIYAVNKSDGYMINSEPVKFEFEIASESKIKNANLYVKKSGWRGFAKYALINKSGFKYSLVDSLKTLEAGYWEYCVLVETDSGIYTLPEKIKKSPDDWDFGSAQLWNVRIIPGGTPVTLFSVKRDKKDFVLLPFSKTMRYNLNYSIGNQSEEEIISLNIKYDEKNEIPFALQHSVHNLMTEIEKISGKYSKINVKAKALKPEGANIRLVMLTKDGKSFSHNLKLTNDWEKIELPLEKFTKGKALIMPFSYPKFLPKYWNGINEEDEKVDLKNLNFIQIICDDSGKKLETGFEIESIVLN from the coding sequence ATGAAAAAATCATATTTGTTATTGCTGGCAATATTTATTACATCTTCAATTTATGGGCAAGCGCAAAGCCAAATTGATGTTTATGTCGATAATAAAGGAGTAATGCGCTGGAAAGGATCGAATGAGGAAGTTGCGCTCTTCGGAGTAAACTACACAACCCCATTTGCTTACTCATACCGCGCTCATAAAAAGTTAGGAATCTCACATAAAGATGCAATTGATCTCGATATTGCACAGATGGTTAGATTAGGTTTTAATGCATTTCGTGTACATGTATGGGATAGAGAAATTTCTGACAGAGAAGGGGATCTCCTTAAAAATGAGCATCTTGATTTGTTGGATTATTTAATTTCAGAGTTAGCAAAGAGGAACATTAAAACTATAATAACACCAATTGCATGGTGGGGAACAGGTTGGCCCGAGCCGGATAAAGAAGCTCCCGGCTTTTCTCAGCTATTCCCAAAACTTCAATTAGTTACAAATCATGAAGCAAGAAAATCTCAGCGAAACTACCTAACACAATTTATTGAGCATGTAAATCCTTACACAAATAATTCGTATAAAAATGAACCTTCAATAATTGCTCTCGAGATTATTAATGAACCTTTTCATCCCGAAAATAAAGATGAAGTAACCGGATACGTAAATGAAATGGTTAAGGTACTTAGAGACAACGGCTACACTAAACCAATATTTTACAACATCAGCGAAAATTGGAATGATGATCAAGCACAGGCTGTAGTTGATGCCGATATTCAAGGGATTACTTTTCAATGGTATCCAACCGGACTTGTGCACAATAAAACTTTAGCCGGAAATTATTTGCTTAATGTTAACAAATATGATATTCCTTCAAAAAATGTTAAGGGATTTGATACAAAAGCAAAAATGATTTATGAGTTTGATGCCGCCGATATTGCCTCAACTTATATGTATCCGGCAATGGCACGCAGTTACCGTGAAGCGGGGATGCAGTTTGCGACAATGTTTAGTTACGATCCCACACAGATAGCATGGAGCAACACAGAATACCCTACTCATTTCGCGAATTTGTTGTATACTCCATCTAAAGCTATTGGACTGATGATTGCAGCCAAAATATTTGAGTTGATACCGAGAGAAAAATCATTTGGCAATTTTCCGGCTAACAATGGTTTTGGAGATTTTGGGATTAGTCATGATGAAAATTTAAGTGAGTTAAATAACGATCAATATTTAATATATTCAAATAGTACGAATAGCTTACCGAAGAATTTCAAAAATATTAAGCAAATTGCCGGCGTTGGTTCATCAAGTATTGTTAAGTATGAAGGTACAGGAGCATATTTCCTAGATAAATTAAATGAGGGAGTCTGGCGTCTCGAAGTAAATCCTGATGTGTTATGGTTGAGAGATCCTTTTGAGCAAACAAGTTTAGATAGGGAAGTAGCCAGGTTGTTCTGGAATAACCGGAAAATAAATATCTCTCTTCCTGAATTGGGTAATGATTTTACTGCCTATTCTTTATCGGAGAATCTAAGGAAGATGGAGACCTCTAATAATTCATTTTTAGTTGGACCCGGTATTTATCTTTTAGCAAATAAAAGTATTGAACAAGCACTAATTAATGAATACTTAAAACCAGTCGATTTTCTTTCTAAATTATATACCCCGACGATAGAACAGAACAAAATATATGCAGTAAATAAAAGCGACGGGTATATGATAAATTCCGAGCCGGTGAAATTTGAGTTTGAGATCGCAAGTGAAAGCAAAATTAAAAATGCAAATCTGTATGTGAAAAAATCAGGGTGGCGCGGATTTGCTAAATATGCTTTGATAAATAAAAGCGGGTTTAAGTATTCGCTGGTTGATTCATTAAAAACATTAGAAGCCGGGTATTGGGAGTATTGTGTTTTAGTTGAAACGGATAGTGGAATCTATACTTTGCCAGAAAAAATAAAAAAGTCCCCCGATGATTGGGACTTCGGCTCAGCGCAGTTATGGAATGTAAGAATAATTCCCGGCGGAACCCCGGTTACATTATTCAGTGTGAAGAGAGATAAAAAAGATTTCGTGCTTCTTCCTTTCTCGAAAACGATGCGCTATAATTTAAATTATAGTATTGGAAACCAAAGTGAGGAAGAAATCATTTCGCTAAATATAAAGTATGATGAAAAAAATGAAATCCCGTTCGCGCTTCAACATTCGGTTCATAATTTAATGACGGAGATAGAAAAAATTTCTGGGAAGTATTCCAAAATTAATGTGAAAGCAAAAGCACTAAAGCCAGAAGGAGCAAATATTAGATTGGTAATGCTAACTAAAGATGGGAAAAGTTTTTCACATAACTTAAAGCTCACAAATGATTGGGAGAAAATTGAATTGCCTCTTGAAAAATTTACAAAAGGGAAAGCGCTTATTATGCCCTTTTCGTATCCAAAATTTTTGCCGAAATACTGGAATGGAATCAATGAAGAAGATGAAAAAGTTGACTTAAAGAATCTAAACTTTATTCAAATCATTTGTGATGATTCGGGCAAGAAACTGGAAACCGGATTTGAAATTGAATCGATAGTTCTAAATTAG
- a CDS encoding tetratricopeptide repeat protein, with protein MGISNKQKKYIELNRTKYSHQKLADDLSLDPAEVKEYLDANPPVKTPFYFYLIMIFIPVFFFVLLEVGLRVFNYGYDFSMWGEVIEGKYILNPDAPRRYFTTVKSVPASIEDIFDKEKVPNSFRVFILGESSAAGYPYMPMGAFSRYLRRRLELSYPDKKIEVINIGLSAISSYTVRDFVPEVLDQRPDLILIYTGHNEYYGALGVGSQESVSNSRALVNMLLYMNRFKTTQLVKDFIQWFVGIVGINDEGPATGTLMSRMAKEKEIELNSEQFNVGINQFEGNLTDIIEMIQNQNVPLIISTLASNLKGQAPFISINKGDNPSANQIFSEAEKEYSAGNYKKANSLYRYAKDLDGLRFRAPEKMNSIILSLANKYKVPTIDADSMFSAMSNEGIIGNDWMTDHLHPNLAGYQKMGKLFYEKMHQVNYLPANSTAAIPFEEQDSATLNNFVYSHFDSVVADYRIKLLKNDWPFIDPKLKKSYWEVCIPKDYIDSAAVHFLLGDLSWGKAIEKVADKSLRRDDIILFTQHMRALIYQYPIVVEYYRKIENITLILLQRKEYNKAKIILNMEYELSPNAFSTKWLGQIALQNGNTEAAIKFLEKSLFYNPEDEQVLYNLSGAYALNKDYKKAYQSVTKLIENNPNHQGAKNLLNQLKGILN; from the coding sequence GTGGGAATATCTAACAAACAAAAAAAATATATAGAATTAAATCGCACTAAATATTCACACCAAAAGTTGGCTGATGATTTGAGTCTCGACCCCGCCGAGGTAAAGGAATATCTTGATGCAAATCCTCCGGTAAAAACTCCATTCTACTTTTACCTTATAATGATTTTTATTCCGGTATTCTTTTTTGTATTGCTTGAAGTCGGACTACGAGTTTTTAATTATGGGTATGATTTTTCTATGTGGGGTGAAGTTATTGAGGGAAAGTATATTTTAAATCCTGATGCGCCAAGAAGATATTTTACAACAGTAAAAAGTGTGCCCGCTTCAATAGAAGATATTTTTGATAAAGAGAAAGTTCCGAATTCGTTTCGTGTTTTTATTTTAGGAGAAAGCAGTGCCGCGGGTTATCCATATATGCCAATGGGAGCTTTTTCTCGATACTTAAGAAGACGACTTGAATTATCCTATCCCGATAAAAAAATTGAAGTAATAAATATTGGTCTTTCAGCAATCAGTTCTTATACCGTTCGAGATTTTGTACCGGAGGTTTTGGATCAAAGGCCCGATCTAATTCTTATCTATACCGGTCACAATGAATATTATGGCGCGCTCGGCGTCGGTTCTCAAGAATCGGTTAGCAATTCACGCGCGCTCGTTAATATGCTACTCTACATGAATAGATTCAAAACCACGCAGTTAGTAAAAGATTTTATCCAATGGTTTGTTGGTATAGTAGGAATTAATGATGAGGGGCCTGCAACGGGAACGCTCATGTCGCGTATGGCAAAGGAAAAGGAGATAGAATTAAATTCCGAGCAGTTTAATGTTGGAATCAATCAGTTCGAAGGAAATTTGACAGATATTATTGAGATGATTCAAAATCAAAATGTACCTCTCATAATTTCAACACTCGCAAGTAATTTAAAAGGTCAAGCTCCATTCATCTCAATTAATAAAGGTGATAACCCGAGCGCAAACCAGATATTTAGTGAAGCGGAGAAGGAATATTCTGCCGGCAATTATAAAAAAGCCAATTCACTCTATCGTTACGCAAAAGATCTAGATGGCTTACGCTTTAGGGCACCCGAAAAGATGAATTCAATTATCCTTTCTTTAGCTAATAAATATAAGGTGCCCACAATAGATGCTGATTCTATGTTTAGTGCTATGAGTAACGAAGGAATAATTGGGAATGACTGGATGACCGATCATCTGCATCCCAATCTAGCTGGATACCAGAAAATGGGAAAATTATTTTATGAAAAAATGCACCAGGTAAACTATCTTCCTGCCAACAGCACCGCGGCAATTCCATTTGAGGAGCAGGATAGCGCAACACTAAATAATTTTGTTTATTCTCATTTTGATTCGGTAGTGGCTGATTATAGAATTAAGCTGTTAAAAAATGATTGGCCCTTTATCGATCCTAAATTAAAAAAAAGTTATTGGGAGGTTTGCATACCAAAAGATTATATTGATTCAGCTGCCGTTCATTTTCTTTTAGGAGATTTAAGCTGGGGAAAAGCTATTGAAAAAGTCGCTGATAAAAGTTTACGCAGAGATGACATAATTCTATTTACACAACATATGCGAGCGTTGATTTATCAATATCCCATTGTGGTTGAATATTATAGAAAAATAGAGAACATAACACTGATCTTGCTTCAAAGAAAAGAATATAATAAGGCCAAGATAATATTGAATATGGAATATGAATTAAGTCCAAACGCGTTTTCAACGAAATGGCTCGGACAGATTGCACTTCAAAATGGGAATACTGAAGCAGCAATAAAGTTTTTGGAAAAATCTTTATTCTATAATCCCGAAGATGAGCAGGTATTGTACAATCTTTCCGGCGCTTATGCATTAAATAAAGATTATAAAAAGGCTTATCAATCAGTAACCAAACTAATTGAGAACAATCCGAATCATCAAGGTGCTAAGAATTTACTGAATCAACTGAAGGGTATTTTAAATTAG